From Roseimicrobium gellanilyticum, a single genomic window includes:
- a CDS encoding ABC transporter permease yields MSAAGSLHLAWRYIAHHRVRTLLLALALGLTLALPLAVRTLLRIAQQEWRARAQATPLVLGAKGSALELTLNALYFRRQGVDTIPAKSTRLVRDTSLGQAIPLHVRFHSQESPIVGTSLDYFGFRGLQLAEGHTLGRLGDCVVGAEVARKRNLKPGSYVMSSPEQVFDLAGVYPLNMRVTGILAENHTADDQAIFVDVKTAWLIEGIAHGHEDLVKTADATQIQEKQEGNVVGSKAVRMYAEVTDANIGGFHFHGDSDTYSISGVLVVPKDAKSQALLLGKFQNGGEQQTLQLVQPPQEMDALLATLVQAERFALLLLLLLGVAVVLIVILVFALSFRLRRREFATLEDIGISRSTIALVKTCEILLVSAASLAIVAITLWLVQHYGAVMVRAGVQ; encoded by the coding sequence ATGAGTGCAGCCGGAAGTCTCCACCTCGCCTGGCGGTACATCGCGCACCACCGGGTGCGCACCCTGCTGTTGGCGCTCGCGCTGGGACTCACGCTGGCTCTGCCACTCGCGGTCCGCACGCTGCTGCGCATCGCCCAGCAGGAATGGCGCGCCCGGGCTCAGGCCACGCCGCTGGTGCTGGGCGCGAAGGGCAGCGCACTCGAACTCACCCTGAATGCGCTGTACTTTCGCAGGCAGGGCGTAGATACGATTCCAGCGAAAAGCACCCGCCTGGTCCGCGATACCAGCCTCGGCCAGGCCATCCCGCTGCATGTGCGTTTTCATTCGCAGGAGTCACCCATCGTGGGAACCTCACTGGACTATTTTGGTTTCCGTGGGCTGCAGCTCGCGGAGGGGCACACCTTGGGTCGCCTGGGTGATTGTGTGGTCGGCGCAGAAGTCGCGCGGAAGCGGAATCTGAAGCCGGGCAGTTATGTGATGTCTTCTCCGGAACAGGTTTTCGATCTGGCGGGTGTGTATCCGCTGAACATGCGTGTCACCGGCATCCTCGCGGAGAATCACACCGCGGATGACCAGGCCATCTTTGTAGATGTGAAGACCGCGTGGCTCATCGAAGGCATCGCACACGGCCATGAGGATCTGGTGAAAACCGCGGACGCCACGCAGATTCAGGAAAAGCAGGAGGGCAATGTCGTTGGCAGCAAGGCCGTGCGCATGTACGCCGAGGTCACCGATGCGAACATTGGCGGATTTCACTTCCACGGTGACTCCGACACCTATTCCATCAGCGGTGTGCTGGTGGTGCCAAAGGATGCCAAGTCGCAAGCGCTGCTGTTGGGCAAGTTCCAGAATGGTGGTGAGCAGCAAACGCTTCAACTCGTGCAGCCACCTCAAGAGATGGATGCTTTGCTCGCGACGCTGGTGCAAGCAGAGCGATTCGCCCTCTTGCTGCTTCTGTTGCTGGGAGTTGCCGTGGTGCTCATCGTCATCCTGGTCTTCGCCTTGTCCTTCCGCTTGCGACGTCGTGAATTCGCAACCTTGGAAGACATCGGCATCAGCCGCAGCACCATTGCGCTGGTAAAGACATGCGAGATCCTGCTCGTGAGTGCCGCATCACTTGCCATCGTGGCCATCACCCTGTGGCTTGTGCAGCACTATGGTGCAGTGATGGTGCGAGCGGGTGTGCAGTGA
- a CDS encoding cellulose synthase family protein, protein MSDWNVTLWLACYAAVFAGLSVFGAHRLRILWLYARHRKEEPKPLKKFEELPLVTVQLPLFNEMHVVERLLGAVSRLDYPKDKLQIQILDDSTDETVTVCEEAAEQLRKQGFDVEYRHRTDRTGFKAGALEAASPTAKGDYLLIFDADFVPQPELVKELIHHFTDPKVGMVQARWGHLNEKESLLTRLQAMMLDGHLVLEQAGRSRSGHFFNFNGTAGMWRKQCIADAGGWEHDTLTEDMDLSYRAQMKGWRFVYLKDVVVPAELPPDMDGFKSQQHRWTKGSIQVCKKMFKKVWTSEEPLGIKIEATAHLGANFAYLLMFGVLVLVYPANFVFQTTWMKTVLLDIPVFLFASLSVIVFYLTAQGAQRPWGWVRALPYLPLLLALGIGMSINNGKAVLEALFNRESEFVRTPKYGEQTAPKRRRSKYKAARSITFWLEVALALYFSWLVFAALSKGQWLSVPFLAMFQFGFLYVVLGSVSKWVSFPSWTLPPTPPEEPTSDSDPAIA, encoded by the coding sequence ATGTCTGATTGGAATGTGACGCTCTGGCTCGCCTGCTACGCGGCGGTCTTTGCCGGTCTGAGCGTGTTCGGCGCCCACCGCCTGCGCATTCTCTGGTTGTACGCCCGCCATCGGAAGGAAGAGCCAAAACCCCTGAAAAAATTTGAAGAGCTGCCACTCGTCACGGTGCAGCTCCCGCTCTTCAATGAGATGCACGTGGTCGAGCGCCTGCTGGGTGCCGTCTCCCGGCTCGATTACCCGAAGGACAAGCTTCAGATACAGATCCTTGATGACTCCACGGATGAGACCGTGACCGTGTGTGAGGAAGCCGCAGAGCAGCTTCGCAAACAGGGCTTCGACGTCGAGTACCGCCACCGCACGGACCGCACAGGGTTCAAGGCCGGTGCTCTCGAAGCCGCCTCGCCGACCGCCAAGGGAGACTACCTTTTGATTTTCGACGCGGACTTCGTCCCCCAACCGGAACTGGTAAAAGAGCTCATCCATCACTTCACGGATCCTAAGGTGGGCATGGTACAGGCGCGCTGGGGTCACCTGAACGAAAAGGAAAGCCTCCTCACCCGTCTACAGGCCATGATGCTGGATGGCCACCTCGTGCTGGAACAAGCCGGACGCAGCCGCAGCGGACACTTCTTCAATTTCAACGGTACTGCCGGCATGTGGCGCAAGCAGTGCATCGCGGATGCTGGTGGCTGGGAACACGACACCCTGACTGAGGACATGGACCTCAGCTACCGCGCCCAGATGAAGGGCTGGCGCTTCGTGTACCTGAAGGATGTGGTCGTTCCCGCGGAACTGCCCCCGGACATGGATGGCTTCAAGAGCCAGCAGCATCGCTGGACGAAGGGCTCCATCCAAGTGTGCAAAAAGATGTTCAAGAAGGTGTGGACCAGCGAGGAGCCTCTTGGCATCAAGATCGAAGCCACCGCCCACCTCGGCGCGAACTTCGCCTACCTGCTCATGTTCGGCGTGCTCGTCCTGGTGTATCCCGCAAATTTCGTCTTCCAGACCACGTGGATGAAGACGGTCTTGCTGGACATCCCGGTGTTCCTCTTCGCAAGCCTTTCCGTCATCGTGTTCTACCTGACCGCCCAGGGCGCCCAGCGTCCTTGGGGCTGGGTCCGTGCACTCCCCTACCTCCCTCTGCTGCTGGCCTTGGGCATCGGCATGAGCATCAACAACGGCAAGGCCGTCCTGGAGGCTCTGTTCAATCGTGAGTCGGAGTTCGTCCGCACACCAAAGTACGGCGAGCAGACCGCCCCCAAGCGCCGACGCAGCAAGTACAAGGCGGCCCGTTCCATCACCTTCTGGCTGGAGGTCGCCCTGGCGCTTTACTTCTCCTGGCTGGTGTTCGCGGCCCTCAGCAAAGGTCAGTGGCTCAGCGTCCCCTTCCTGGCCATGTTCCAGTTTGGTTTCCTGTACGTCGTGCTTGGCAGCGTGAGCAAGTGGGTGAGCTTTCCCTCCTGGACGCTCCCCCCGACGCCGCCCGAGGAACCGACCTCGGACTCGGATCCGGCCATTGCATGA
- a CDS encoding LytTR family transcriptional regulator DNA-binding domain-containing protein, whose product MKSLSPNGSPKYSPEIASKRAAKPKSESSTEEHSVWKLLAMAATAANPITALNSSLAILGPLYRADRAWLGRYNEGLTHFWGVSDWVAPGVISHVHEMQGVSVDVIVDAHRKFLRRERVEIPDVERLPRQSRSLQAELRREGVRSTLSAGLVRDGTLIGFFGFDHVRELAAWTAADLDRISALGDFLAALLHRSLSEAPPADLPSTTPGSIFVTERNGLRALSIEEVFFIKADGDYSHVQLGNGQSYYERRSLRTWIAQLPRERFLRVHQSYLVNGNRIAQLERGANWTLTLQEVPEPIPVGRAYRHAVRLHLGF is encoded by the coding sequence ATGAAGAGCCTGTCCCCCAACGGTTCGCCGAAATATTCGCCCGAAATTGCAAGCAAACGCGCGGCCAAACCAAAAAGCGAGTCCTCCACCGAGGAACACTCTGTCTGGAAGCTGCTGGCAATGGCCGCAACCGCCGCAAATCCGATAACAGCGCTGAACAGCTCACTCGCCATCCTGGGACCGCTCTATCGCGCGGACCGCGCCTGGCTCGGTCGCTACAATGAAGGGTTGACGCATTTCTGGGGTGTCAGCGACTGGGTGGCACCGGGCGTGATATCTCATGTTCACGAGATGCAGGGCGTCTCCGTGGATGTGATCGTGGATGCGCACCGAAAGTTTTTACGGCGAGAAAGAGTGGAGATTCCTGATGTGGAACGGCTGCCACGCCAGAGCCGCAGCCTGCAGGCAGAACTGCGGCGTGAAGGCGTCCGCTCCACTCTCTCCGCTGGGCTGGTGAGGGATGGGACACTGATTGGCTTCTTCGGTTTTGATCATGTGCGGGAACTGGCCGCCTGGACCGCTGCAGACCTGGATCGGATCTCTGCTCTGGGGGACTTCCTCGCGGCGCTGCTGCACCGGAGCCTGAGCGAAGCACCTCCCGCGGACCTGCCGTCGACAACACCTGGCTCCATCTTTGTCACCGAGCGGAATGGCCTGCGTGCGCTCTCCATCGAAGAGGTGTTTTTCATCAAGGCGGATGGCGACTACAGCCATGTGCAATTGGGAAACGGGCAAAGCTACTACGAGCGGCGCAGCCTGCGGACGTGGATCGCACAACTGCCTCGCGAACGTTTCCTGCGGGTGCATCAGAGCTACCTGGTGAATGGCAATCGCATCGCACAACTGGAGCGCGGCGCCAATTGGACACTGACCCTGCAAGAAGTGCCGGAGCCCATTCCGGTGGGTCGCGCGTACCGTCACGCCGTGCGGTTGCATCTCGGATTTTGA
- a CDS encoding L,D-transpeptidase, translating to MSSHDSTVNRAASHIHRLVTALKCGALAGSAALLSHCAGSPSPAKHADVVVSVKDQKLAVYNKDGKVTKTYPVSTSKFGVNDKPGKYGTPLGAHEVVAKIGHGAPPGAVFKSRHWTGEVLKPNAPGRDPIVSRILWLRGLEKQNQNAYARCIYIHGTAEEVNIGKPVSYGCVRMKSNDVIDLFGRLPIGSRVTVVTTGLPKHVPTLPTAVPVSTPAGERPPILLTPPKQVEEEGPLLAENTKTPGSASTEHASPTRAPAPTKRRTTTVSTDSPTATAEATPPKRHVQHFKSDEKVLYSAPAASVDGPGVILRSKRSASQNLN from the coding sequence ATGTCCAGCCACGATTCCACCGTGAACCGCGCCGCCTCGCACATCCATCGTCTGGTGACTGCCCTGAAATGTGGCGCGCTGGCTGGCTCAGCAGCCCTCCTCAGCCACTGCGCTGGCAGCCCGAGCCCGGCCAAGCATGCGGACGTTGTGGTGAGCGTGAAGGACCAGAAGCTGGCCGTGTACAACAAGGACGGCAAGGTGACCAAGACGTATCCGGTCTCCACTTCCAAGTTTGGGGTCAATGACAAGCCCGGAAAGTATGGCACACCGTTGGGCGCCCATGAAGTGGTGGCCAAGATTGGCCATGGAGCGCCTCCCGGAGCCGTCTTCAAGAGCCGCCACTGGACGGGTGAAGTGCTCAAGCCCAACGCTCCCGGTCGCGACCCCATTGTTTCCCGCATCCTCTGGCTGCGTGGCCTGGAAAAGCAGAACCAGAACGCCTACGCCCGCTGCATCTACATCCACGGCACCGCCGAGGAAGTGAACATCGGCAAGCCCGTCAGTTACGGCTGTGTCCGCATGAAGTCGAACGACGTGATCGATCTGTTCGGCCGCCTGCCGATTGGTTCCCGGGTGACGGTGGTAACGACTGGCCTGCCCAAGCATGTGCCCACCCTGCCCACCGCTGTGCCGGTTTCGACCCCTGCCGGCGAACGCCCCCCAATTTTGCTGACCCCGCCCAAGCAGGTTGAGGAAGAAGGACCACTGCTCGCGGAAAATACGAAGACGCCCGGCTCGGCCTCCACCGAACATGCGTCCCCCACCCGCGCACCCGCTCCCACGAAGCGCCGCACCACCACAGTGTCCACCGATTCTCCGACGGCCACGGCTGAAGCAACGCCCCCGAAGCGTCACGTGCAGCATTTCAAGTCGGACGAGAAGGTGTTGTACTCGGCACCTGCGGCGTCTGTGGACGGTCCCGGAGTGATTTTGCGCTCCAAGCGCAGCGCTTCGCAGAATCTGAATTGA
- a CDS encoding ABC transporter ATP-binding protein codes for MLHARDLKFAYASGGFRLRVPELRVAEGETVALSGPSGTGKTTLLKLLAGILPIQEGALTLQSQDVTKAIPSARRALRRQQMGLVFQDFALLDYLTVRDNVLLPLRLAGELTPAHEERAHELIERLDLKSHWMHLAGELSQGERQRVAVARALVHEPRLVLADEPTSALDPRRSAVVMDLLIYHVKTKQAALIMVSHDAALMATLDRTVNVEAWTS; via the coding sequence ATGCTCCACGCGCGCGATCTGAAGTTTGCCTACGCCTCCGGTGGGTTCCGCCTGCGTGTGCCGGAGCTTCGGGTGGCAGAAGGCGAGACCGTGGCGCTGAGTGGACCCAGTGGCACGGGCAAGACCACGCTGCTGAAACTGCTCGCGGGCATCCTTCCCATCCAGGAGGGAGCACTGACCTTGCAATCGCAGGACGTGACAAAGGCCATACCCTCGGCACGGCGTGCGTTGCGCCGCCAGCAGATGGGGCTCGTGTTCCAGGACTTTGCCCTGCTCGACTATCTCACGGTGCGCGACAACGTGCTGCTGCCCCTGCGTCTCGCGGGCGAACTTACTCCTGCGCATGAAGAGCGGGCACACGAGCTGATTGAGCGCCTCGACTTGAAGTCGCACTGGATGCATCTCGCGGGAGAGCTTTCGCAAGGCGAACGCCAGCGGGTGGCCGTGGCTCGCGCTTTGGTGCACGAGCCTCGTCTGGTCCTGGCGGATGAACCCACCTCAGCCCTGGATCCAAGACGTAGCGCCGTGGTGATGGATCTCCTGATATACCATGTGAAGACGAAGCAGGCCGCGCTCATCATGGTGTCCCACGATGCCGCACTCATGGCTACGCTGGATCGCACCGTGAACGTGGAGGCATGGACATCATGA
- a CDS encoding autotransporter domain-containing protein, whose amino-acid sequence MLSVTGPLSAQVWTAGTGNWFTGSNWNTSVVPGASSNVYINNGGTAQIASSGALSNNVYLGYIAANIGTVEVLGAGRWESIFLGIGENGKGTLKISGAGEVISEYAFVGSEGTGNGTVEISGGKWTSTSLDVGAGGTGKLLLSGTGEVISADSRIGSGFGSKGTVEVSGGKWTISDTLTLGYSGTGTLDISGKGVVEAQNGIVMAHMTDGSGTIVLRGDATSRGVLLTKSISTGFNPSGAKMTFNGGILRASANNTSFINGFDTGNVQIANGGAYIDTNGFNVTIRSVLQDAPGQLGFLVKQGTGTLTLTAVSTFLGGTTVEQGTLTLGNGTNPAALVVESYWSGRPVVTLSANTAFNVAINATVTGGIGSNSGGSGNEGAYGVVSGGAASLYNSGIIMGGQGGPGLFYGGAGGRGVSFTGGGTVANAGTISGGTGGLEDGGVQDGPGGIGVMLSGGGTLTNTGTISGGLGGVGLNQQFPFVYHASAVILGNNASLVNSGTVSGGLSGGNGSADGFAIYSDTGAVSVENEDGGIINGNIQLASEANTVTLHTGSTLNGNLNMGTSLGASLVLTGTSTDTQDYSAAVTGTTSLSGALTVVGGTWTLDEVLSHTGGTTVSGGALLVEVTLGAGDFAVKTGGTLGGSGTVGGSVTVTDGILAPGSSPGKLTIGGGLSLSSASILHFELGSPSGTAGVDSDLLVVGGALVLDGKLNITDAGGLEAGTYTLISYSGALSGSGLTLGTLRPAGYNFTVDTTTTTNAVLLNVDFDGLQFWDGGNTSKNDAVDGGAGTWNTSQTNWTSASGNWNTNWQNLTAVFKGTAGVVDLTENVTVLGLQFATDGYEISSSNSSTITLANVNSEVLVDTDVEVIISATFTGVGGLEKNGQGTLVLTGANTHTGDTTLNAGVLFANNSTGSATGTGNLQVKAGTLAGTGFISGNVTFNSAATLAPGYHGIGTLTIGSLVMRPDTVLEFDLGMPDVVGSGINDLLEVTGNLTLDGLLNITDAGGFDHGTYRLINYGGTLTNNGLVVNTLPAGVNPGALFVDLSTAGQVNLLFQLTDVQYWDGSNLQGNGRIDGGGGVWMAGATNWTNAQGLINGPWAGESTVFTAQPGTVMLGSDIPFEKLVFEVSGYRIESPSGYKLYSLGDATLQVNTGRATIAAPMVIDGSFFKTGGGLLDLRSSASAAATFIQSGSLAVNGTLQSPHVGVSHGGILQGTGLIIGNVFNSGTVAPGNSIGTLTIHGNYTQRSSGTLEIEVANTSHHDVLAVSGTAKLAGTLEVRSLGYHPKYGDQIPFLVARRITGKFSDIDMPNPDRFRGRFLNEGGVGVLLVAPTSYTLVARTGNEHNLAVALDEWIGIETGDIGGVTLALDLLKEEQYAQAFAAIGPAYIEGALSTATELSQSHTQMLHQQLSARRLANRIANVPATPVPVVSGKGAKAVAPQIAPAPDDARWSAWVQGSGLFSSGGLSLVPGEDFESGTILVGADYLVTEHLAVGLFASYQEGWGDYDFAGDIDVESVRFGAYATVDYDGFYANAAIGGGQTGFDMERPIQWATLNRVASSEPDGDEFFTSLGAGYDHKVGNWTFGPQLTLQYNKVSLDEFNETGAGVLNLHIHEAEMESLRSYLGGRIAYTLQVNERFAIIPEVRAFWQHEFLDGDEISSALDSGFGPDFTHETSGPDEDSIYIGAGIGFQIGARFYGNIYYNVDLGRHDEENHTVSISATLKF is encoded by the coding sequence TTGCTATCCGTCACAGGCCCGTTGTCGGCCCAAGTGTGGACTGCGGGCACGGGCAATTGGTTCACGGGCAGCAACTGGAATACCTCGGTTGTGCCGGGCGCCTCGTCGAACGTCTACATCAACAATGGAGGCACGGCGCAGATTGCCAGTTCTGGAGCGCTGTCCAACAATGTCTATCTCGGCTATATTGCCGCCAACATAGGGACGGTCGAAGTCCTCGGTGCCGGTAGATGGGAGAGCATCTTCCTTGGCATAGGCGAGAACGGGAAGGGGACACTGAAAATTTCCGGCGCAGGCGAGGTCATCTCCGAATATGCTTTTGTCGGCAGCGAGGGCACTGGCAACGGCACGGTCGAGATCAGCGGAGGCAAGTGGACGAGTACCTCGCTCGACGTGGGTGCTGGCGGAACGGGCAAGTTGCTCCTCTCGGGAACGGGAGAGGTCATCAGCGCCGACTCCCGCATCGGTTCTGGCTTCGGTTCCAAGGGTACCGTGGAGGTTAGTGGAGGCAAGTGGACCATCAGCGACACTCTCACTTTGGGATATTCCGGCACGGGGACGCTGGACATTTCCGGCAAGGGGGTGGTGGAGGCCCAGAATGGCATTGTGATGGCCCACATGACTGACGGCTCGGGCACTATTGTTCTCCGCGGAGATGCGACCAGTCGCGGGGTGTTGCTGACCAAGTCTATCTCCACGGGATTTAATCCCAGTGGTGCGAAGATGACATTCAATGGTGGTATCCTTCGAGCCTCAGCCAATAATACCAGTTTCATCAACGGCTTCGATACTGGGAATGTGCAGATTGCCAACGGCGGCGCCTACATTGATACGAATGGTTTCAATGTCACCATCCGCTCAGTGCTCCAGGATGCCCCCGGACAACTCGGATTCCTGGTGAAACAGGGCACCGGCACACTCACCCTTACCGCAGTGAGTACTTTCCTGGGTGGCACTACCGTGGAGCAGGGAACTCTCACCTTGGGCAATGGCACCAACCCGGCTGCACTGGTGGTTGAGTCGTATTGGTCCGGACGGCCCGTCGTCACCTTGAGCGCGAACACGGCCTTCAACGTGGCGATCAATGCAACTGTCACTGGCGGGATCGGCAGTAACAGTGGAGGCAGTGGCAACGAAGGCGCTTACGGCGTCGTGTCCGGGGGCGCCGCGTCTCTGTACAACAGCGGCATCATCATGGGTGGCCAAGGGGGGCCTGGTCTGTTTTATGGAGGTGCTGGTGGCAGGGGCGTCAGCTTCACCGGAGGCGGTACGGTAGCGAATGCGGGGACAATCTCCGGCGGCACAGGCGGTTTGGAAGACGGTGGTGTACAAGATGGTCCCGGGGGCATCGGCGTCATGCTCAGCGGTGGAGGAACCCTGACCAACACTGGCACCATCAGTGGCGGTCTTGGTGGCGTGGGGTTGAATCAGCAGTTCCCTTTTGTCTACCATGCTTCTGCCGTGATTTTAGGGAACAACGCCTCACTGGTGAACAGTGGAACAGTCAGCGGAGGCCTCAGCGGTGGAAATGGCAGCGCTGACGGATTCGCAATCTACTCTGACACCGGAGCCGTCTCCGTGGAGAACGAGGATGGCGGCATCATCAACGGCAACATCCAGCTGGCCAGCGAAGCCAACACGGTCACCCTGCACACTGGCAGCACTCTCAATGGCAACCTGAATATGGGTACCAGCCTTGGAGCCAGCCTGGTACTCACCGGCACCAGCACGGACACTCAGGACTACTCTGCTGCTGTGACAGGTACTACATCGCTCTCAGGAGCACTCACGGTCGTCGGCGGAACCTGGACGCTCGATGAAGTCCTCAGCCACACCGGCGGGACCACCGTGAGTGGCGGTGCCTTGCTGGTGGAGGTCACTCTCGGCGCAGGTGACTTCGCGGTGAAAACCGGTGGCACTCTCGGCGGCTCAGGGACCGTTGGCGGAAGCGTCACGGTCACGGATGGCATCCTCGCCCCCGGCTCCAGTCCGGGCAAGCTCACCATCGGTGGTGGTCTTAGCTTGAGCAGCGCTTCTATCCTGCATTTCGAACTGGGTTCTCCATCAGGCACTGCCGGTGTGGACAGCGACCTCCTCGTGGTCGGCGGTGCGCTTGTGCTTGATGGAAAGCTGAATATCACTGACGCGGGGGGGCTTGAGGCAGGGACCTACACCCTGATTTCTTATTCCGGCGCTTTGAGCGGCTCAGGCCTCACCCTCGGCACGCTGCGTCCTGCGGGATACAACTTCACCGTGGACACCACCACGACCACCAATGCCGTGCTGCTGAACGTGGACTTTGATGGACTGCAGTTCTGGGATGGCGGGAATACTTCGAAGAACGATGCCGTGGATGGTGGCGCGGGTACCTGGAACACCAGCCAGACGAACTGGACCAGTGCATCCGGGAACTGGAATACAAACTGGCAGAACCTCACCGCCGTGTTCAAAGGCACGGCCGGCGTGGTGGACCTGACCGAGAATGTCACCGTTCTGGGGCTGCAGTTCGCCACGGATGGTTATGAGATCAGTTCTTCCAACAGCAGCACGATCACACTCGCCAATGTGAATTCGGAGGTTCTTGTAGACACCGATGTCGAGGTCATCATCAGTGCCACATTCACGGGTGTAGGTGGCTTGGAGAAAAATGGCCAGGGTACACTGGTGCTCACCGGGGCGAACACGCACACCGGTGACACGACTCTCAATGCCGGCGTCCTCTTCGCCAACAACTCCACGGGAAGCGCCACTGGCACCGGGAATCTCCAGGTCAAGGCCGGCACTCTGGCAGGCACGGGATTCATCTCCGGAAACGTGACCTTCAACAGCGCAGCCACCCTGGCGCCGGGCTACCATGGAATTGGCACACTCACCATCGGAAGCCTGGTGATGCGGCCTGACACCGTGCTGGAGTTCGACCTCGGAATGCCCGACGTGGTCGGCAGCGGCATCAATGATCTCTTGGAGGTCACAGGAAACCTTACGCTCGATGGCCTGCTCAACATCACCGATGCCGGCGGCTTTGACCACGGTACCTACCGGCTCATCAACTACGGCGGCACACTCACGAACAACGGTCTCGTCGTCAACACCCTGCCTGCTGGGGTCAATCCCGGTGCCCTTTTCGTAGACCTTTCCACTGCGGGCCAGGTCAACCTCCTCTTCCAACTCACCGACGTCCAGTACTGGGATGGTTCCAATCTTCAGGGCAACGGTCGCATTGATGGCGGTGGTGGCGTCTGGATGGCAGGAGCCACCAACTGGACCAATGCGCAAGGACTCATCAACGGACCTTGGGCTGGGGAAAGCACCGTTTTCACCGCGCAACCCGGCACGGTCATGCTGGGCAGTGACATTCCCTTTGAAAAGCTGGTCTTTGAAGTCAGCGGGTATCGCATCGAGTCGCCTTCCGGTTACAAGCTCTACTCCTTGGGAGATGCGACCCTCCAGGTGAACACAGGCCGCGCCACCATCGCTGCCCCTATGGTCATCGACGGGTCGTTCTTCAAAACTGGCGGAGGCCTTCTTGATCTGCGCTCCAGCGCCAGCGCTGCTGCTACCTTCATCCAGTCCGGCAGCCTCGCGGTGAATGGCACCCTGCAGTCACCTCATGTGGGTGTATCGCATGGCGGCATCCTTCAGGGCACCGGTCTCATCATCGGCAATGTCTTCAACAGCGGCACTGTCGCTCCGGGCAACTCCATCGGCACGCTCACCATCCACGGCAACTACACGCAGCGCTCCAGCGGCACACTCGAGATCGAAGTGGCCAATACATCCCATCATGATGTATTAGCCGTCAGCGGCACAGCGAAGCTCGCCGGCACTCTCGAAGTGCGCTCGCTCGGCTATCATCCCAAATACGGCGACCAGATTCCCTTCCTCGTGGCGCGGCGCATCACCGGCAAGTTCAGTGACATCGACATGCCAAACCCGGATCGCTTCCGTGGACGCTTTCTCAATGAGGGCGGCGTCGGCGTGCTCCTTGTGGCTCCCACGAGCTACACCCTGGTGGCCAGGACCGGCAATGAGCACAACCTCGCGGTTGCTCTTGATGAGTGGATCGGTATTGAGACGGGCGATATCGGTGGAGTCACCCTCGCACTCGACCTTCTCAAGGAAGAGCAGTACGCGCAGGCTTTTGCCGCCATTGGACCTGCCTACATTGAGGGGGCTCTGAGCACTGCCACAGAGCTCTCCCAGAGCCATACCCAGATGCTGCACCAGCAGCTCAGCGCCCGCAGGCTGGCCAATCGCATCGCCAACGTTCCTGCCACACCTGTGCCGGTCGTGTCAGGCAAGGGCGCCAAGGCCGTGGCTCCACAGATCGCTCCCGCGCCGGATGATGCGCGCTGGAGTGCGTGGGTCCAGGGCAGCGGCCTTTTCTCCAGCGGCGGCCTGAGTCTGGTCCCTGGGGAGGATTTCGAGTCAGGCACCATCCTGGTCGGCGCGGACTACCTGGTCACGGAGCACCTCGCGGTTGGTCTCTTCGCCAGTTATCAGGAGGGTTGGGGCGACTACGATTTCGCAGGTGACATCGATGTGGAAAGCGTCCGCTTCGGCGCTTACGCCACGGTGGACTACGACGGATTCTACGCCAATGCCGCCATTGGTGGTGGTCAGACGGGCTTCGACATGGAGCGTCCCATCCAGTGGGCCACCCTGAACCGTGTGGCCAGCAGTGAGCCGGATGGGGATGAGTTCTTCACCAGTCTCGGTGCTGGCTATGACCACAAGGTGGGCAACTGGACCTTTGGCCCGCAACTTACCCTACAGTACAACAAGGTGTCGCTGGATGAGTTCAACGAAACCGGCGCGGGAGTGCTGAACCTGCACATCCATGAGGCGGAGATGGAGAGCCTGCGGAGCTATCTTGGTGGACGTATTGCTTACACGCTGCAGGTGAATGAGCGTTTTGCCATCATCCCTGAAGTGCGTGCATTCTGGCAGCACGAGTTCCTGGATGGCGATGAGATTTCCTCGGCGCTGGACAGCGGGTTTGGCCCCGACTTCACCCATGAGACTTCCGGTCCTGATGAAGACAGCATCTACATCGGCGCTGGGATTGGGTTTCAGATTGGGGCGCGATTCTACGGCAACATCTACTACAACGTGGACCTCGGTCGCCACGACGAGGAGAACCACACCGTGAGCATCAGCGCGACGCTGAAGTTCTGA